The Lentzea guizhouensis genome contains a region encoding:
- a CDS encoding SDR family NAD(P)-dependent oxidoreductase, with translation MSLAVVSGGTRGIGLALSRRLTKLGYEVVALYRSDSAAAEASGLRTYQVDVADPDAVAVVADKIGPISVLVNNAGVNIDKPFLDLSVQDWKTVVDTNLSGAFYLTKAFVPMMDEGTVINVGATTGMRARANGANYCASKAGLLHLTKCLALELAPKIRVNCLIPGMTETDELVTRFRLDDPVARAQVISEIPVGRMGTVEDVADGLEFLVNGTYVTGQKLIVDGGQWMW, from the coding sequence ATGAGCCTCGCGGTGGTGAGCGGGGGAACCCGCGGGATCGGGCTGGCGCTGAGCCGCCGCCTGACCAAGCTCGGCTACGAGGTCGTCGCGCTGTACCGGTCGGACTCGGCCGCCGCCGAGGCGTCAGGACTGCGGACCTACCAGGTCGACGTGGCCGACCCGGACGCGGTCGCCGTCGTCGCCGACAAGATCGGCCCGATCTCGGTGCTGGTGAACAACGCCGGCGTCAACATCGACAAACCCTTCCTGGACCTGTCCGTCCAGGACTGGAAGACCGTCGTCGACACCAACCTGTCCGGCGCGTTCTACCTGACGAAGGCGTTCGTGCCGATGATGGACGAGGGCACCGTCATCAACGTCGGTGCCACCACCGGGATGCGGGCGCGGGCCAACGGCGCCAACTACTGCGCGTCCAAGGCCGGTCTGCTGCACCTGACCAAGTGCCTGGCGCTGGAGCTGGCCCCGAAGATCAGGGTCAACTGCCTGATCCCCGGCATGACCGAGACCGACGAGCTGGTCACCCGGTTCCGGCTGGACGACCCGGTCGCGCGGGCCCAGGTGATCTCGGAGATCCCGGTCGGCCGGATGGGCACCGTCGAGGACGTCGCCGACGGGCTCGAGTTCCTCGTGAACGGCACGTACGTGACCGGGCAGAAGCTGATCGTGGACGGTGGCCAGTGGATGTGGTGA
- a CDS encoding glutamate-5-semialdehyde dehydrogenase: MDVVTSAAQARVAAPPPGDPRYADYCSELAAGLTEDWTRVLAANAADCAESGLTGELLDRLTLAQRHLDVLLKLAEDVRAELPRVTGRVGNRIAKPLGVLLMIYEARPTVTIEGALLPVAVGNAVILRGGKEMAATNAELGRIAAEAAARAGLPDGIVQVVTDHDRRVVRELLKRHDVIDALIPRGSPSLIDYCLSASTIPVIASGGGVNHLYVDASADVPLAVAIALDSKLPEPTACNTLEMVLAHEDIAAELVEAFEAARDGWALKLDLDAHDYGREFLDRTIALHQVSSVDDAVAHIRRYGSGHTEGIVASDRAVVTRFLNTVDAAALVVNGSLRLHDGPTMALGPELSISTGRLHVRGPVGLSALLTYSWVIEGEGALRG, from the coding sequence GTGGATGTGGTGACGAGTGCGGCGCAGGCCCGTGTGGCCGCCCCGCCACCGGGTGACCCCCGGTACGCCGACTACTGCTCCGAGCTCGCGGCCGGTCTGACGGAGGACTGGACGCGGGTGCTGGCCGCGAACGCCGCCGACTGCGCCGAGTCCGGCCTGACCGGTGAGCTGCTGGACCGGCTCACGCTGGCGCAGCGCCACCTCGACGTGCTGCTGAAGCTGGCCGAGGACGTGCGCGCCGAGCTGCCGCGGGTCACCGGGCGGGTCGGCAACCGGATCGCCAAGCCGCTCGGCGTGCTCCTGATGATCTACGAAGCGCGGCCGACGGTCACGATCGAGGGCGCGCTGCTGCCCGTCGCGGTCGGCAACGCGGTGATCCTGCGCGGTGGCAAGGAGATGGCTGCCACCAACGCCGAGCTCGGCCGGATCGCGGCCGAGGCGGCGGCGCGTGCCGGGCTGCCGGACGGGATCGTGCAGGTCGTCACCGACCACGACCGGCGCGTGGTGCGGGAGCTGTTGAAGCGGCACGACGTCATCGACGCGCTGATCCCGCGCGGCAGCCCCTCGCTGATCGACTACTGCCTGTCGGCGTCGACGATCCCGGTGATCGCGTCCGGTGGCGGGGTGAACCACCTGTACGTGGACGCCAGCGCGGACGTCCCGCTCGCGGTGGCCATCGCACTGGACAGCAAGCTGCCGGAGCCGACCGCGTGCAACACCCTGGAAATGGTGCTGGCGCACGAGGACATCGCCGCTGAGCTGGTCGAGGCCTTCGAGGCGGCCCGGGACGGCTGGGCGTTGAAGCTCGACCTGGACGCGCACGACTACGGCCGCGAGTTCCTGGACCGGACGATCGCGCTGCACCAGGTGTCCTCCGTGGACGACGCCGTCGCGCACATCCGCCGGTACGGGTCGGGGCACACCGAAGGAATCGTCGCCTCCGATCGTGCGGTGGTGACGCGGTTCCTGAACACCGTGGACGCGGCCGCGCTGGTGGTAAACGGGTCGTTGCGGCTGCACGACGGCCCGACCATGGCGCTCGGGCCGGAGCTGTCGATCAGCACGGGCCGGCTGCACGTGCGCGGGCCCGTGGGCCTGTCGGCGTTGCTGACCTACAGCTGGGTGATCGAGGGGGAGGGGGCGCTGCGTGGGTGA
- a CDS encoding acyl carrier protein, producing MGEIGAAEIRAAEIGYVVKKLVIRESRLALDPSELADDEPLNGSLLRINSLGFLGMLVKLEDELDVTLPDDLFAGRKFTTVADIVDVVTTAVDS from the coding sequence GTGGGTGAGATCGGGGCGGCTGAGATCAGGGCGGCTGAGATCGGGTACGTCGTGAAGAAGCTGGTCATCCGCGAGTCGCGGCTGGCGCTCGACCCCTCCGAGCTGGCCGACGACGAGCCGTTGAACGGGTCGTTGCTGCGGATCAACTCGCTGGGGTTCCTCGGGATGCTGGTGAAGCTGGAGGACGAGCTGGACGTGACGCTGCCGGACGACCTGTTCGCCGGCCGCAAGTTCACGACCGTCGCGGACATCGTGGACGTGGTCACGACGGCGGTGGACTCGTGA
- a CDS encoding TrpB-like pyridoxal phosphate-dependent enzyme gives MTTPKMITHWRSVLPHLVYDLPPDLTPETSSGAVTAGLPLELVRQSVSSKEFWEIPEPVLERYRSYRPSPLWRARRFEEEVGARVPIYVKYEGGNISGSHKLNTALAQAHYYHRAGFRELVTGTGAGQWGTALAAACAAFGMTCTVFMVGGSLRDKPYRGSLMRLFGAEVHASPSTLTEVGQSGAQANSLALAIGEAVEYAAADPKRAFCIGSGETYSILHQTVIGLEAVEQLPEPVDVVVGSVGAGSNFGGIALPFFARGSGERLLAVESSATPKLTRGVYAYDHTDATGTGPVEAMYTIGSSYGIPPSHSAGLRFHGAAKVISAMRHHGQVDAVAVGQRTALEAARVFAMSELVLPAPESGHALAAAIEVATSGVAPGDAAAAGGAGGADGKARQGVLVCVSGHGLLDLSAYDRLLAGLPEDALADEEALRAAVSGLRRV, from the coding sequence GTGACCACGCCCAAAATGATCACGCACTGGCGGAGCGTGTTGCCGCACCTGGTTTACGACCTGCCGCCGGACCTGACGCCGGAGACCTCGTCCGGTGCGGTGACCGCCGGGCTGCCGTTGGAGCTGGTGCGGCAGTCGGTGTCCTCCAAAGAGTTCTGGGAGATCCCGGAACCGGTGCTGGAGCGGTACCGGTCGTACCGGCCGTCGCCGTTGTGGCGGGCGCGGCGGTTCGAGGAGGAGGTCGGCGCCCGCGTGCCGATCTACGTGAAGTACGAGGGCGGCAACATCTCCGGCAGCCACAAGCTGAACACCGCCCTGGCGCAGGCCCACTACTACCACCGAGCGGGCTTCCGCGAGCTGGTCACCGGCACCGGTGCGGGCCAGTGGGGAACGGCGCTGGCGGCGGCGTGCGCTGCGTTCGGGATGACCTGCACGGTGTTCATGGTCGGCGGTTCGTTGCGGGACAAGCCCTACCGGGGCAGCCTGATGCGGTTGTTCGGGGCGGAGGTGCACGCGTCGCCGAGCACGCTGACGGAGGTCGGGCAGTCCGGGGCGCAGGCGAACAGCCTGGCGCTGGCGATCGGGGAGGCGGTCGAGTACGCGGCGGCCGACCCGAAGCGGGCGTTCTGCATCGGGTCCGGCGAGACGTACTCGATCCTGCACCAGACGGTGATCGGGCTGGAGGCCGTGGAACAGCTGCCGGAGCCGGTCGACGTCGTGGTCGGCTCGGTGGGGGCGGGGTCGAACTTCGGCGGGATCGCGCTGCCGTTCTTCGCGCGGGGTTCCGGTGAGCGGTTGCTGGCGGTCGAGTCGTCGGCGACGCCGAAGCTGACCCGCGGTGTCTACGCCTACGACCACACGGATGCGACGGGCACCGGGCCGGTCGAGGCGATGTACACGATCGGCTCGTCGTACGGGATCCCGCCGTCGCACTCGGCGGGGCTGCGGTTCCACGGTGCGGCGAAGGTGATCTCGGCGATGCGGCACCACGGGCAGGTGGACGCGGTCGCGGTGGGGCAGCGGACGGCGCTGGAGGCGGCACGGGTGTTCGCGATGAGCGAGCTGGTGCTGCCGGCGCCGGAGTCCGGGCACGCGCTGGCGGCGGCGATCGAGGTCGCGACGAGCGGTGTGGCCCCGGGCGATGCGGCGGCGGCCGGTGGCGCGGGTGGTGCTGACGGCAAGGCGCGGCAGGGCGTGCTCGTGTGCGTCAGCGGCCACGGCCTGCTCGACCTCTCCGCCTACGACCGGCTCCTCGCCGGCCTGCCCGAGGACGCCCTCGCCGACGAGGAAGCCCTGCGCGCCGCCGTGTCCGGGCTGAGGAGGGTCTGA
- a CDS encoding class I adenylate-forming enzyme family protein: MTLLHDFLDRAARSRPDSLAVGHGDATLTYRELRRASARIATWLHRQGVRRGDRVVIVAPVDVLMPALLYGCSRAGAVFSVLNPRSPEVAITHVVEDCEPVLVLRDLDEVRKAVACGDEEAVAGPIAVDPVCLVYTSGSTGMPKAVVSTHAQVVFAAQAIQSQLEYLPNDTVFCALPLAFDYGLYQVFLSTLAGARLQLGSAADAGPQLVRHLRACGATVLPAVPAMAAGLARMLARPGTQPPSLRLITNTGAAMQAEVVAELRHQIFGLQVQLMFGLTECKRAAIMPKDEDLRRPGACGKALPGTEILVVDPDGTPVPVGEVGEIVVRGPNVMSGYWRRPELTAHRFPRDEGLFPKLRTGDYGRLDSDGYLYFVGRRDDIYKEHGSRVSVTEVEAAAHRVPGVEAAAVLPPVNGQHGATLFAVTDLSAEQVLALLREQIEDAKAPRSCVVVAEIPLTPNGKVDRKKLSHV, from the coding sequence ATGACGTTGCTGCACGACTTCCTCGACCGCGCGGCCCGGTCCCGGCCGGACTCGCTGGCCGTCGGGCACGGTGACGCGACGCTGACCTACCGCGAGCTGCGCCGGGCCAGCGCCCGGATCGCGACCTGGCTGCACCGCCAGGGCGTGCGGCGCGGTGACCGGGTCGTCATCGTCGCACCGGTCGACGTGCTGATGCCCGCGCTGCTGTACGGATGCTCACGGGCCGGCGCGGTGTTCAGCGTGCTCAACCCGCGCTCGCCGGAGGTCGCGATCACGCACGTGGTCGAGGACTGCGAACCGGTGCTGGTGCTGCGCGACCTCGACGAGGTGCGCAAGGCGGTGGCCTGCGGTGACGAGGAGGCGGTGGCCGGACCGATCGCGGTCGACCCGGTGTGCCTCGTCTACACCTCGGGCAGCACCGGGATGCCCAAGGCGGTCGTCTCCACGCACGCGCAGGTCGTCTTCGCCGCGCAGGCCATCCAGTCGCAGCTGGAGTACCTGCCGAACGACACGGTGTTCTGCGCGTTGCCGCTGGCGTTCGACTACGGGCTCTACCAGGTGTTCCTGAGCACGCTGGCCGGGGCGCGGCTGCAGCTCGGCAGCGCGGCGGACGCCGGTCCGCAGCTGGTGAGGCACCTGCGGGCGTGCGGTGCGACGGTGCTGCCCGCGGTGCCGGCGATGGCGGCCGGGCTGGCGCGGATGCTGGCGCGACCGGGCACGCAGCCGCCGTCGTTGCGGCTGATCACGAACACCGGTGCGGCGATGCAGGCCGAGGTGGTCGCCGAGCTGCGGCACCAGATCTTCGGGTTGCAGGTGCAGCTGATGTTCGGCCTGACCGAGTGCAAGCGCGCGGCGATCATGCCGAAGGACGAGGACCTGCGCCGGCCCGGCGCGTGCGGGAAGGCGTTGCCGGGCACCGAGATCCTGGTCGTCGACCCGGACGGCACGCCGGTGCCGGTCGGTGAGGTCGGCGAGATCGTGGTGCGCGGGCCGAACGTGATGAGCGGCTACTGGCGGCGGCCCGAGCTGACCGCGCACCGCTTCCCGCGCGACGAGGGCCTGTTCCCCAAGCTGCGCACCGGCGACTACGGGCGCCTGGACTCCGACGGCTACCTGTACTTCGTCGGCCGGCGCGACGACATCTACAAGGAGCACGGCTCGCGGGTCAGCGTCACCGAGGTCGAGGCGGCGGCGCACCGGGTGCCCGGCGTCGAGGCCGCCGCGGTGCTGCCACCGGTCAACGGGCAGCACGGGGCGACGTTGTTCGCGGTCACGGACCTGAGCGCCGAGCAGGTGCTCGCGTTGCTGCGCGAGCAGATCGAGGACGCCAAGGCGCCCCGGTCGTGCGTGGTCGTGGCGGAGATCCCGTTGACCCCCAACGGCAAGGTCGACCGGAAGAAGCTCAGTCATGTCTGA
- a CDS encoding decarboxylase encodes MSEYVYDLDEVRRCYGLLRSSLPQPSEIYYSLKANPHPFVVRTLREQGCLAEVCSPGELRVALEAGYDGEQLLYTGPGKRDEDLREAVKEGVTQFSVDSPFGLDQLNALGVPVKAIVRINDEQPVPGHGLTMTGVPSQFGADLTWVLREPEAFGSRENVAVVGFHLYMGTNISDEGALLNQFRQAARTARRLAAETGLGVEVLDLGGGFGAPFARAGQLPVFPGLADGLADLLDETFPGWRSGWPVVAFESGRYLTATCGTLRTRVLDVKRSQERPVLVLESGVNHLGGMSGLRRLPPIVPDVQAPGSPVPDTIVAGPLCTPVDTWARAADVAPVSPGDVVSVPNVGAYGLYASLVAFLGHPLADEVVVDGGVVVDESRLELRRERGL; translated from the coding sequence ATGTCTGAGTACGTCTACGACCTGGACGAGGTGCGGCGGTGCTACGGGCTGCTGCGCTCGTCGTTGCCGCAGCCGAGCGAGATCTACTACTCGCTCAAGGCGAACCCGCACCCGTTCGTGGTGCGCACGTTGCGCGAGCAGGGATGCCTGGCCGAGGTGTGCTCGCCGGGCGAGCTGCGGGTGGCGCTGGAGGCCGGCTACGACGGTGAGCAGCTGCTGTACACCGGGCCGGGCAAGCGCGACGAGGACCTGCGGGAGGCGGTGAAGGAGGGCGTCACGCAGTTCTCCGTCGACTCGCCCTTCGGCCTCGACCAGCTGAACGCCCTGGGCGTGCCGGTCAAGGCGATCGTGCGGATCAACGACGAACAACCGGTGCCCGGCCACGGCCTGACGATGACCGGTGTGCCGTCGCAGTTCGGCGCGGATCTCACCTGGGTGCTGCGCGAGCCGGAGGCGTTCGGGTCGCGCGAGAACGTGGCGGTGGTCGGGTTCCACCTGTACATGGGCACGAACATCAGCGACGAGGGCGCGTTGCTGAACCAGTTCCGGCAGGCGGCGCGCACGGCTCGCCGGCTGGCCGCCGAGACCGGGCTCGGCGTGGAGGTCCTCGACCTCGGCGGCGGGTTCGGGGCGCCGTTCGCCAGGGCGGGACAACTGCCGGTCTTCCCCGGCCTGGCGGACGGCCTCGCCGACCTGCTGGACGAGACGTTCCCCGGCTGGCGGTCCGGGTGGCCGGTGGTGGCGTTCGAGTCGGGGCGCTACCTGACGGCGACCTGCGGGACGTTGCGGACGCGGGTGCTCGACGTGAAGCGCTCGCAGGAGCGGCCGGTGCTGGTGCTGGAGTCCGGGGTGAACCACCTCGGCGGCATGTCGGGGCTGCGCCGGTTGCCGCCGATCGTGCCGGACGTGCAGGCACCTGGTTCGCCGGTGCCGGACACGATCGTCGCCGGCCCGTTGTGCACGCCGGTCGACACGTGGGCGCGCGCCGCCGACGTCGCACCGGTGTCGCCCGGTGACGTGGTGAGCGTTCCCAACGTCGGTGCGTACGGGCTTTACGCCTCGCTGGTGGCGTTCCTGGGGCATCCGCTGGCCGACGAGGTGGTCGTGGACGGTGGCGTGGTCGTCGACGAGTCGCGGCTGGAGCTCAGACGAGAGAGGGGCTTGTAA